One Companilactobacillus farciminis KCTC 3681 = DSM 20184 genomic window, ACTTGGTTCCTGATTCAGCTGACTATCGTTTGATGAGTCAAAGAGCTTGCCAAGTCTTGTTGAGCTATCGTGAAAGAAACTTGTTTTTACGAGGCATCGTACCATTGGTAGGTTTCAAGTCCGCCAAAGTTTATTACGCTCGTAAAGAAAGATTTGCTGGAGAATCTAAGTATCCGCTACGCAAGATGATCAAATTTGCGATGGATGGAATCACGTCATTTTCTATCGTTCCCATTAAGATGATCATGGGATTAGGATTTTTTATCGTTTTAGTTAGTTTAGTTTTATTGATTTATAGTTTTATTCAAAAAATCAATGGTAATGTTGTCGATGGCTGGTCGTCACTAATGATATCTATTTGGGCACTTGGTGGTGTACAATTAATTAGTATTAGTGTGATCGGTGAGTACGTTGGAAAAATCTTTAGCGAGGTCAAACAACGTCCAAGATTTACTATTGAAAGAGATATTTACACTGAAAAAACACAAAAAGAAAACAAGAGGTAATTACTATGAATGCCGCACAAAAAAGAGCTATGCAATATGGCAATTTGATCAACAGTACTGTTCAAT contains:
- a CDS encoding glycosyltransferase family 2 protein, which produces MSDLFKLSIVVPCYNEEEVLPETTKELSQIVNGLIESRKISADSKIVYVDDGSKDKTWAMINNFSKEIDIVSGVKLSRNFGHQGALLAGVTSASKDSDAVITIDADLQDDVNAIPKMVDEYLNGAEVVYGVRNNRDTDTAFKRNTAEMFYKFMGFLGVHLVPDSADYRLMSQRACQVLLSYRERNLFLRGIVPLVGFKSAKVYYARKERFAGESKYPLRKMIKFAMDGITSFSIVPIKMIMGLGFFIVLVSLVLLIYSFIQKINGNVVDGWSSLMISIWALGGVQLISISVIGEYVGKIFSEVKQRPRFTIERDIYTEKTQKENKR